In Alcaligenes faecalis, the sequence GTTTTAACTGCGTCGCCTTCGGAAACACCTGTATATTCACCCAAAATCACGGCGCCGACAGAGTCGCGCTCGAGGTTAAGGGCCAGACCGAACGTGTTGTTCGGAAATTCGAGCATTTCGCCCTGCATCACATCGGACAAACCGTGGATGCGCGTAATACCGTCGGTCACGGATACGACCGTGCCTTGTGTACGAACGTCAGTCGACGCACCCAGGCCTTCGATGCGGCTCTTGAGCAGTTCGCTGATCTCGGACGGATTAAGTTGCATGTTCAGACTCCTGAAATCCTGTTTACTGACTCGCGCTATGCGGTCAGCGTATCGCGCATGCTGGCCAGCCGGGCCTGCACGGAAGTGTCGAGCACCTGGTCACCAACAATCACCCGAATACCGCCGATAAGGTCAGCGTCGACGGTCACAGTCGGTTTTAGCTTCAGGCCAAACTTTTTCTCCAGCCCAGCGGTCAGCTCAGCAACCTGAGCCTCAGCCATCGGGAAAGCACTGATAATTTGTGCCTGCGCCGTGCCTTCGAGTTGGTGTTTCAATAGATCAAACTGTTCTGCAATTTGTGGCAACAGCAAGATGCGCTGGTTATCCACCAACAATTGAAGAAAGTTGCGAGCCTTTTCGGTGACCTGTGACTTAACCAGGCCCGTAAAGAGTTCGAGTCGCTGCCCGTTATTCAGGCGCGGATCGTTCAGTGCCTCGCGCACATCGTGGAGACCGGCCACCTGAGCCATTTCGGACAACAGGGCCGACCACGATTCGAGGCCCTGGCTGTCGTCGCGCACGGCGGCGAACAGGGCTTCGGCGTAAGGTCTGGCAATAGTCGATAGTTCAGCCATGGCCTGCCTTGATGTTAAAGTTCTGCCTTGAGCTGCTCGAGCAGCTGGGCGTGCGCATTCGCGTCAACTTCGCGTCGCAAGATTTGCTCGGCACCCTTGACAGCCAAGGCAGCCACTTCGCTACGCAGACCTTCACGTACACGTTGCACTTCCTGGTTAGCGTCTTGCTGGGCCTGCGCAATAATGCGGGCTTTTTCGGCTTCGGCTTCACGACGAGCTTGCTCCAAAAGAGCAGTCGCTTGTTTTTCAGCGTCGACAATGCGTTGATGGTTGTCGGACTTGGCCGAAGCATCCATCAGGCTGATACGCGCTTGGGCCTGTGCCAGATCGGCTTTGCCTTTATCGGCAGCAGCCAAACCATCAGCGATTTTCTGACGACGATCATCGATTGCTTTCGTCAGTGGCGGCCATACGAATTTCATCGTAAACCAGGCCAAAACGAAAAACACGATCATCTGAAAAAAGAGAGTCGCGTTTAAATTCACGGTCGTATCCCTTCAATACCACGTGTGTAGGATGCGGTATGCGTCCTGACACATGTATGTTCAAGTCGACAAGCGGTGCATGATCAAATCGAGCAACACACCGCTAACGACGACTGCCTGCCCGTCTGCCAAAAGCGGCAACGGACTCGCCTTATTACCCAACGAATGGGTTGGCGAATGCAAACAACATGGCGATACCGACACCGATCAGGAAAGCAGCATCGATCAGACCGGCCAACAGGAACATCTTGGTTTGCAGAGCGTTCATCAGTTCAGGCTGACGAGCCGATGCTTCCAGATATTTACCACCCATCAGGGCGATACCAATGCAAGCGCCAAAAGCGCCCAGACCGATGATGATACCGCAAGCAAGAGCAACGAGAGCTACGTTGGTCATGACAACTCCTTGGTTAAAAATCAGGTGTAATTCAAAAAAATCAAAGCGTTAGCAGGCTAAGCCTGCTCCCCCCAACCAGACACCATTGTCCAGTCGGAATCGGATTAATGGCCTTCGTGTGCTTGTCCAATATAGACAAGGGTGAGCATCATGAAGATGAACGCCTGGAGCAACACAATCAGAATGTGGAAGATTGCCCACACAGAACCGGCCAGAATGTGACCGATACCCAGTCCCAGGCTGGCGCCATTAAACCCTGTCCATGCGCCACCCAACAGAGCGATCAACATGAAAACCAGTTCACCAGCAAACATATTGCCGAACAACCGCATGCCCAAAGACACAGACTTGGCCGCGTATTCGATGCAGTTCAGCAAGAAGTTGAAAGGTGCGAGCACAACAGCCATCAGGCCAGTCGCGGTGAACGGTGCAGTAAACAGCTCTTTGACGAAGCCGCCTGGGTGCTTGATCTTGATGCCGTAGTAGAACATCAGCAGCAGCACGCCCATGGACATGCCCATTGGCACGTTCAGGTCAGCGGTTGGCAAAATACGGTGGTAGTACAGAGGGTCGCCATGTTCGGCGGCCAGACCGGTCTGAATGAAGATCCAGCCCAGGCCATCAACGGGCAGCAAGTCCAGCACGTTCATCATGATGATCCACAGGAACACGGTCAGCGCCAGGGGCGAGACAAATTTCCGGGACTCAGCGTTGGGAACAATGGATTTGGCCTGGTCTTCAACCCAATCGACCAGCATTTCTACAAAAGACTGCAAGCGGCCTGGTACGCCGGCTGTTGCGGCCGAAGCGGCGCGCCACAGAAAGAAAACCACAACCAGACCCATCAGCAGGGACCAGAACATGGAGTCGTAGTTAATGACACCGAAGTTGGCCAGAACATCCTGTTTTTCACCCAAGTTGTTCAAGTGAACCAAGTGATGCTGGATGTACCCTGACTGAGGCGAAATATCACTAGCAGCAGCCATCTGTATTTACCCTGTGATGTATACGTTATGGGACAAGCCCGTGAAACAAAAATTCGTTATGGCAGCTTGCGGAAAAACAGCAGCAGCACATATCCCTTCAAGACACATAGCAGGCCAAAGAGCAAGGCAGGCCAAACCAACCAGCCCGTGTTTGCCATGGCAGCCGTTGCCAGTGTCAATACCGCAAAACCGAGTTTGAATGCCTCCCCCCAGAAGAAGGAAAGCGCTCCGGCGTTGCCGCCGCCCATCAAACCCAGCAAAAGACGCAATGCGAACAATGCGTTAGGCACAAAATAAGCAGCCGCACCGATAAGTGCCGAGGCTGCTGCATATGCGCCGGAAATCCATGCCGACAGGCCAATTGCCACCAGCCCCATAAAGGCCTGGGCAACAAGTGTGCGCACAATTCCTTGCCCTGCCCGGCGAGCCATGCGGCTACGTTGCTCGGGCGTAAGTACTACGGGTTCAGGAAATGGTGCTTTGTCCCCTGCTGCCTGCACCTTGGCTGTGGTGCCTGTCTGCTGATAAATCGGCTGATTCATAGTAGGAAACAATCAGATAACGTTGTGTGGGTGGATGTACTGCAAAGGCCTGAGCCAATCCATCCGCGCAATATTATCGGCCCCTTTCAAAAGCCGGTGTCGTCAAACCCATAAAGTATAGCGTCTTTTTTTTGTTGTAAGCAAATTCAGCCTTGCTTGTTTGATACTTAATGCAAGGCTGATATACGCAATCTCAATGGCATCAAGGGGTAAGCTTATTTTGTAACATTGCAGTGCAGCAATTTTACAACACACCCCCTGTTTTATCAGCGATTGAGAAACTTAGCGGTGCTTGAACTCGGGCTTACGCTTCTCGACGAAGGCACGCATGCCTTCCTTCTGGTCGTCAGTGGCAAACAAGCCATGGAAGTTGCGGCGTTCGAACAGCAAACCTTCTTCCAGCGACGACTCAAAAGCACGGTTCACGCATTCCTTGGCCATCAGGACCGAAGGCAAGGACATGCTGGAAATAACCGTTGCAGCTTCCAGTGCTTCTTCAAGCAATTTGTCGGCAGGCACCACGCGTGACACCAGACCGGAGCGCTCGGCCTCTTCGGCATTCATCATGCGCGAAGTCAGGATCAGATCCATGGCCTTGGCCTTGCCCACGGCACGGGGCAGACGCTGCGTACCACCGAAACCGGGAATTACGCCCAGCTTGATTTCTGGCTGACCGAAACGGGCGGAGTCAGCGGCAATGATGAAGTCACACAGCATGGCCAGTTCGCAGCCACCACCCAGGGCGTAGCCAGCAACGGCGGCAATGATGGGTTTGCGGAAACGGCGCAGTTCTTCCCACTGGCCACCCAGATAGTCCTGGGAGCTGACATCGTGGTAATTCCAGTCTTTCATGGCGCCGATGTCGGCACCAGCCGCAAAGGCTTTTTCGTTACCGGTCAGCACGATACAACCGATTTCGTTGTCGGCATCGTATTTCTTTAACAGGGCATACAACTCGGCGATCAGCTCGTTATTGAGCGCATTCAAAGCCTTGGGCCGATTTAATGTCAATAAAGCAACACGACCATGCACCTCTGCTTTGACTAAGGGTTCGTTCATGCTGACTCCCAGAAAAATTAAATAGAATAGGGGAATGGAACCTACACCCGTACTTTACCGTGCCGAGCCGACAGATCTCGCCGGCCACCGCCTGACTGTCCAGATACAGATCACTTCCCCCCAAACAGATGGCCAGATTTTGAGCCTTCCGGCCTGGATTCCTGGCAGCTACCTGATCCGCGACTTCTCGCGTCAGATCGAAAGCATAGCTGCCTTCTCTGGCGAAAAGCCGGTTTCCATCCGCAAGCTGGACAATCACCGCTGGCAGTGCGAGCCCTGCGAGGGCCCCTTGAACGTGCAATACCAGGTCTATGCCTGGGACCTGTCCGTACGCGGTGCACATATTGATCAGACTCACGCTTTCTTTAATGGCACCACCGCCCTGCTGGCCGTTGAAGGACAGACCGAACAGCCTTGCCTGCTGGAACTGGTGTCCAACGAGGACATGGAAGATTGGCAGGTCTACACCAGCCTGCCCGAAGCCACTGGCATGCCGGGCGCGGCCGATCGCTATGGTTTTGGCCTGTACCGTGCCAGCAATTACGACGAACTGATCGACCACCCTATTGAAATGGGCACGCCCCAGGTCATCAGTTTCTTTGCCCATGGTGCTGAACACGAGCTGGTCTTTACCGGCGTCATCCCCAATCTGGATTTGCCGCGCATCGCCCGTGATGTAGAGAAAATCTGCGCCGAACAAATCGCCTTTTTTGAGCCTGAAACCCGCCGCGCACCCTTCCTGGATGGCAGCTCGCGCTATATATTCATGACCATGGTGACCGATGACGGTTACGGCGGTCTGGAGCATCGCGCCTCGACAGCCCTGATGGCGTCGCGCCGTGATCTGCCCACCCAGGGCCAGGACAAGTCGGTGAAAAGCGCGGGCTACCAAACCTTTTTGGGTCTGGTCAGCCATGAGTACTTCCACACCTGGAACGTCAAGCGCATCAAGCCTGCCGCTTTTGCTCCGTATGACCTGAGCCGCGAGAACCATACCCGCCTACTGTGGGTATTTGAAGGCTTCACGTCGTACTACGACGATTTGATGCTGCTGCGCTCGGGCGTGCTGAGCGAAGCCGACTACCTGAAGTTGCTGGCCAAGAACATCAATGCCGTTGAGCGTGGCCCAGGCCGCTTCAAGCAGTCCGCCGCACAAAGCTCTTTTGATGCCTGGACGCGCTACTACAAGCAGGACGAAAACTCCCCCAACGCACTGGTCAGCTATTACAGCAAGGGCGCCCTGATTGCCCTGGGCCTGGACCTGTGCATTCGCAGCCACACCCAGCAAGCCAAGGGCCTGGATGATGTGATGCTGCTGATGTGGGAACGCTATGGCCGCGACTTCTATCAAGGCAAGCCACAAGGCATTCCTGAAGACGCCATGCCTGCCCTGATTCTGGAAGCCACCGGCTACGACGCCACAGATTTCATTGCCCGCTACGTTGAAGGCTGCGAAGACCTGCCCTTGAAACCCTGGCTGGCCGAGCAAGGCTTGAAGCTGGAATGGCAAGCCTCCTCCAAGCTGCCCAGCCTGAACGCCCGCTTGCGCCAAAGCGCAGGCCAATGCCAGCTGGCTACCGTCTTCACTGATGGTGCAGCGCATCAAGCCGGCCTGTCTGCAGGTGACGCCCTGGTCGCGATTGACGGCTTGCGTGTCAGCGACACGGCCAGCCTGGAGCGTCTGCTGGCCGCTTACGAGCCGGGTCAAACCGTTCAGGTCCACGCCTTCCGCCGCGATGAACTACACTGCTTCACGCTGCAACTGGCGCGCCCTGCCTTGGACGAATGCGTCCTGAGCCGCCAGTCCTGATTGACTTCACAGGCCCGCCATACCCGGCGGGCCTGATACTTTGTTTTTGCCATGACGACACGCCGTATATTTATCAACAATCTGGTGGTGCAAGCCTCTATCGGCATGCTGGACCACGAG encodes:
- a CDS encoding F0F1 ATP synthase subunit delta — translated: MAELSTIARPYAEALFAAVRDDSQGLESWSALLSEMAQVAGLHDVREALNDPRLNNGQRLELFTGLVKSQVTEKARNFLQLLVDNQRILLLPQIAEQFDLLKHQLEGTAQAQIISAFPMAEAQVAELTAGLEKKFGLKLKPTVTVDADLIGGIRVIVGDQVLDTSVQARLASMRDTLTA
- a CDS encoding F0F1 ATP synthase subunit B, with the translated sequence MNLNATLFFQMIVFFVLAWFTMKFVWPPLTKAIDDRRQKIADGLAAADKGKADLAQAQARISLMDASAKSDNHQRIVDAEKQATALLEQARREAEAEKARIIAQAQQDANQEVQRVREGLRSEVAALAVKGAEQILRREVDANAHAQLLEQLKAEL
- the atpE gene encoding F0F1 ATP synthase subunit C; the protein is MTNVALVALACGIIIGLGAFGACIGIALMGGKYLEASARQPELMNALQTKMFLLAGLIDAAFLIGVGIAMLFAFANPFVG
- the atpB gene encoding F0F1 ATP synthase subunit A, whose amino-acid sequence is MAAASDISPQSGYIQHHLVHLNNLGEKQDVLANFGVINYDSMFWSLLMGLVVVFFLWRAASAATAGVPGRLQSFVEMLVDWVEDQAKSIVPNAESRKFVSPLALTVFLWIIMMNVLDLLPVDGLGWIFIQTGLAAEHGDPLYYHRILPTADLNVPMGMSMGVLLLMFYYGIKIKHPGGFVKELFTAPFTATGLMAVVLAPFNFLLNCIEYAAKSVSLGMRLFGNMFAGELVFMLIALLGGAWTGFNGASLGLGIGHILAGSVWAIFHILIVLLQAFIFMMLTLVYIGQAHEGH
- a CDS encoding ATP synthase subunit I is translated as MNQPIYQQTGTTAKVQAAGDKAPFPEPVVLTPEQRSRMARRAGQGIVRTLVAQAFMGLVAIGLSAWISGAYAAASALIGAAAYFVPNALFALRLLLGLMGGGNAGALSFFWGEAFKLGFAVLTLATAAMANTGWLVWPALLFGLLCVLKGYVLLLFFRKLP
- a CDS encoding enoyl-CoA hydratase, with product MNEPLVKAEVHGRVALLTLNRPKALNALNNELIAELYALLKKYDADNEIGCIVLTGNEKAFAAGADIGAMKDWNYHDVSSQDYLGGQWEELRRFRKPIIAAVAGYALGGGCELAMLCDFIIAADSARFGQPEIKLGVIPGFGGTQRLPRAVGKAKAMDLILTSRMMNAEEAERSGLVSRVVPADKLLEEALEAATVISSMSLPSVLMAKECVNRAFESSLEEGLLFERRNFHGLFATDDQKEGMRAFVEKRKPEFKHR
- a CDS encoding M61 family metallopeptidase; protein product: MEPTPVLYRAEPTDLAGHRLTVQIQITSPQTDGQILSLPAWIPGSYLIRDFSRQIESIAAFSGEKPVSIRKLDNHRWQCEPCEGPLNVQYQVYAWDLSVRGAHIDQTHAFFNGTTALLAVEGQTEQPCLLELVSNEDMEDWQVYTSLPEATGMPGAADRYGFGLYRASNYDELIDHPIEMGTPQVISFFAHGAEHELVFTGVIPNLDLPRIARDVEKICAEQIAFFEPETRRAPFLDGSSRYIFMTMVTDDGYGGLEHRASTALMASRRDLPTQGQDKSVKSAGYQTFLGLVSHEYFHTWNVKRIKPAAFAPYDLSRENHTRLLWVFEGFTSYYDDLMLLRSGVLSEADYLKLLAKNINAVERGPGRFKQSAAQSSFDAWTRYYKQDENSPNALVSYYSKGALIALGLDLCIRSHTQQAKGLDDVMLLMWERYGRDFYQGKPQGIPEDAMPALILEATGYDATDFIARYVEGCEDLPLKPWLAEQGLKLEWQASSKLPSLNARLRQSAGQCQLATVFTDGAAHQAGLSAGDALVAIDGLRVSDTASLERLLAAYEPGQTVQVHAFRRDELHCFTLQLARPALDECVLSRQS